In Brienomyrus brachyistius isolate T26 chromosome 25, BBRACH_0.4, whole genome shotgun sequence, a single window of DNA contains:
- the cdk2ap2 gene encoding cyclin-dependent kinase 2-associated protein 2 has translation MSYKPIAPAPTGSNHTPPGSSVPSPSLPSSSTFRPIFSDFGPPSMGFVQPVKVAQGSTYSELLSVIEEMSREIRPTYAGSKSAMERLKRGIIHARALVRECLAETERSARA, from the exons ATGAGTTACAAGCCGATCGCACCCGCTCCCACCGGCTCGAACCACACCCCGCCCG GTTCCAGTGTCCCATCTCCATCTCTGCCATCTTCATCCACCTTCAGACCCATCTTCAGTGATTTCGGCCCACCCTCTATGGGCTTCGTTCAG CCTGTGAAAGTGGCCCAGGGTTCCACCTACAGCGAGCTGCTGTCAGTCATCGAGGAGATGAGCCGCGAAATCCGGCCCACCTACGCTGGTAGCAAGAGCGCCATGGAGAGGCTAAAGAGAG GTATCATCCACGCCCGTGCGCTCGTCAGGGAGTGTCTTGCCGAGACGGAGAGAAGCGCTCGCGCATAA
- the LOC125720325 gene encoding AH receptor-interacting protein, whose amino-acid sequence MYIPVQTGMEEVALKLSKLGIQKRVISPGKGDLPVFPDGTKVVFHYRTSLCDGKVLDDSRMMAGCSKPMELILGKKFKLPVWENVVTTMKEGEIAEFTCDTKHTVMYPLVSQSLRNISMGKDPMEWQRHCCGMAQIHSHHSLGHEDLDHLQATPQPLVFSLELLQVLPPGSFRLDTWAMTDEEKLQVVPQIHEEGNVLFKQGEIAAAAEKYHNAIACLKNMQMKERPGDEGWIQLDLMITPLLLNYCQCKLMLGEYYEVLDHCSSILYKYEDNVKAYYKRGKAHAAVWNEVQARADFAKVVELDPSLEPSVAKELRLMEERLKEKQREEKNRFKNLFSYSNTSSGSATATSG is encoded by the exons ATGTATATTCCAGTGCAAACAGGGATGGAGGAAGTCGCCCTAAAACTGAGCAAGCTAGGAATCCAAAAACGAGTCATTAGTCCTGGTAAAGGGGACCTGCCAGTATTTCCTGATGGAACCAAG GTTGTCTTCCACTATCGCACCAGTCTGTGTGATGGCAAAGTCCTGGATGACTCGCGGATGATGGCTGGCTGCAGCAAACCCATGGAGCTCATTCTGGGGAAAAAGTTCAAGCTGCCTGTGTGGGAGAATGTGGTGACCACCATGAAAGAGGGAGAGATCGCCGAGTTCACCTGTGACACTAAG CACACAGTCATGTACCCACTGGTCTCCCAGTCCCTGAGGAACATCAGTATGGGTAAGGACCCCATGGAATGGCAGAGACACTGCTGTGGCATGGCTCAGATCCACTCCCATCATTCTCTGGGGCATGAGGACCTGGACCATCTGCAGGCCACCCCGCAGCCACTGGTCTTCTCGTTGGAGCTCCTGCAG GTCCTGCCACCTGGGTCTTTCCGGTTGGACACTTGGGCCATGACGGATGAGGAGAAGTTGCAGGTGGTGCCCCAGATTCACGAGGAGGGCAACGTGCTCTTCAAACAGGGGGAGATTGCAGCAGCTGCCGAGAAGTATCACAATGCCATCGCCTGCCTGAAGAATATGCAGATGAAG GAGCGACCTGGGGACGAAGGCTGGATCCAATTGGACCTTATGATCACACCGCTCCTCCTTAACTACTGCCAGTGCAAGCTGATGCTTGGGGAGTATTACGAGGTTCTGGACCATTGCTcatctatactgtataaatacgaGG ACAATGTGAAGGCCTACTACAAGCGGGGCAAGGCGCACGCAGCAGTGTGGAACGAGGTGCAGGCCCGTGCCGATTTCGCCAAGGTGGTGGAACTAGACCCCTCGCTGGAGCCCTCTGTGGCAAAGGAGCTGCGGCTGATGGAAGAGCGCTTGAAGGAGAAGCAGAGGGaggagaagaaccggttcaagAACCTTTTCAGCTACAGCAACACCTCGTCTGGCTCGGCCACCGCCACCAGC GGCTGA
- the tmem134 gene encoding transmembrane protein 134, whose amino-acid sequence MTSEFSIDDAFALEGEDEVEHNKEREAGDGGSMSFGPLSFSKPQGLPVAVAGTPDHSSLKYQNLENEDALGSNGNSSFNNFFKISDPATLSYCSSQWSFSTLSSVTQLSAHCCSWTSHPLVKKNRRVVLASFLLLIIGVALIFTGIVIQLNPHAGVSSAIFFVPGFLLFIPGVYHVIYITCALRGRRGFRFFYLPYFEK is encoded by the exons ATGACGTCAGAATTCAGCATCGATGATGCGTTTGCCTTGGAGGGAGAGGACGAAGTCGAGCACAACAAGGAGAGAGAAGCAGGAGATGGCGGCTCCATGAGCTTTGGCCCCCTGTCCTTCTCCAAACCTCAGGGTCTCCCTGTTGCTGTGGCGGGCACCCCGGACCACAGCTCCCTGAAGTACCAG AACTTGGAGAACGAGGATGCCCTGGGCAGTAACGGCAATTCATCTTTCAATAACTTCTTCAAGATCAG TGATCCAGCCACACTGTCCTATTGCAGCTCCCAGTGGTCCTTCAGCACCTTGAGTTCTGTCACCCAGCTCTCCGCCCACTGCTGCAG CTGGACCTCTCATCCTCTTGTGAAGAAGAACAGGAGAGTGGTTCTGGCCTCCTTCCTACTGCTCATCATCGGAGTGG CCCTCATTTTCACAGGCATCGTCATACAGCTGAATCCACATGCAG GTGTCTCCAGTGCCATATTTTTTGTGCCTGGCTTTCTGCTGTTTATTCCAGGAG TGTACCACGTGATCTACATCACCTGTGCTCTGCGTGGACGCCGAGGCTTCAGATTCTTCTATCTGCCATATTTCGAGAAGTGA